One Deinococcus betulae genomic window carries:
- a CDS encoding di-heme oxidoredictase family protein, with protein MRRAVWAGVLLVMTACAAPDRPGPAPTPVTPLPISWTPAGGSATVTLDASRPFLQFAPAIDPSEWAGVSQGRELFVAQWQPAPGPRALLDGLGPQFLMGACSGCHQSTGRAEALGAGGRTLPAVLFRLGDAQGEPHPVYGEQLQTAATTGDPEGQVTWTRQPDGRLNYQVQVSGEPLGGVRASARLSPQLLGMGLLDRVPEADLLAWADEEDRDGDGISGRPHWVTEEGQVKLGRFGWKAIQASLRSQSAAALHQDMGLTTSLHPAENCTVRQAVCAEAISGGQPEVSDAALEAINDFLTVLAVPERRMGDPATFNAGAALFEQVGCSSCHRPTLTTGVSSRFAALSHQTFYPYTDLLLHDLGPALDDGAAEKGAQSGEWRTPSLWGAGLVEASGGRFLHDGRASTLAEAVTWHGGEAERARERFGALQASERAALLHFLRGL; from the coding sequence CGGCGCCCACGCCCGTCACGCCGCTGCCCATCAGCTGGACGCCGGCAGGCGGCAGCGCCACCGTCACCCTGGACGCCAGTCGCCCCTTCCTGCAATTTGCTCCGGCCATTGACCCCAGCGAGTGGGCCGGGGTCTCGCAGGGCCGCGAACTGTTCGTGGCGCAGTGGCAACCGGCGCCGGGGCCACGCGCGCTGCTTGACGGCCTGGGACCGCAGTTTTTAATGGGCGCCTGCAGCGGCTGTCACCAGTCCACCGGACGGGCCGAGGCGCTGGGCGCTGGAGGCCGGACCCTGCCCGCCGTCCTGTTCCGGCTGGGAGATGCCCAGGGCGAGCCTCACCCGGTCTACGGCGAGCAGTTGCAGACGGCAGCGACCACGGGTGACCCCGAGGGCCAGGTGACCTGGACCCGCCAGCCAGATGGGCGCCTGAACTACCAGGTTCAGGTGAGTGGCGAACCGCTGGGTGGCGTCCGCGCCAGCGCGCGCCTCTCGCCGCAGCTGCTGGGCATGGGGCTGCTGGACCGGGTGCCCGAGGCCGACCTGCTGGCCTGGGCCGATGAAGAGGACCGGGACGGAGACGGCATCTCGGGCCGTCCGCACTGGGTCACGGAAGAGGGGCAGGTCAAGCTGGGCCGCTTTGGCTGGAAGGCCATTCAGGCCAGCCTGCGCAGCCAGAGCGCCGCCGCTCTGCATCAGGACATGGGCCTGACGACCTCTTTGCACCCTGCGGAGAACTGCACGGTGCGGCAGGCGGTGTGTGCAGAGGCTATCAGTGGCGGTCAGCCTGAGGTCTCTGACGCGGCGCTGGAGGCCATCAATGACTTCCTGACAGTGCTGGCCGTCCCTGAGCGGCGCATGGGCGACCCCGCCACCTTCAACGCCGGGGCGGCGCTTTTCGAACAGGTGGGATGTTCATCGTGCCACCGGCCGACCCTGACCACAGGCGTCAGTTCCCGCTTTGCCGCCCTGTCGCACCAGACCTTTTACCCCTACACCGACCTGCTGCTGCATGACCTGGGGCCGGCGCTGGATGACGGCGCTGCCGAAAAAGGCGCCCAGTCGGGCGAATGGCGCACGCCGTCCCTCTGGGGTGCGGGACTGGTTGAGGCGAGCGGGGGCCGCTTCCTGCATGACGGCCGCGCCAGCACCCTGGCCGAAGCGGTGACCTGGCACGGCGGCGAGGCCGAGCGCGCCCGTGAACGGTTCGGTGCCCTGCAGGCCAGCGAGCGGGCCGCCCTGCTGCACTTCCTGCGGGGCTTGTAG